A window of Fusobacterium sp. SYSU M8D902 contains these coding sequences:
- a CDS encoding type II toxin-antitoxin system YafQ family toxin: MLEITTTKVFEKDYKLLKKRGYNLNLLKEVIELIANEKELPSKYRNHQLVGNYSGFMECHIRPDWLLIYKIEKSKLILTLSRTGTHSDLF; encoded by the coding sequence ATGTTAGAAATAACTACTACTAAGGTCTTTGAAAAAGATTATAAACTTCTAAAAAAAAGAGGATATAATTTAAATTTACTTAAAGAAGTTATTGAGTTAATTGCCAATGAAAAAGAATTACCATCTAAGTATAGAAATCATCAACTAGTAGGAAACTATAGTGGTTTTATGGAGTGTCACATTAGACCAGATTGGTTACTTATATATAAAATTGAAAAATCAAAATTAATACTTACTTTATCAAGAACAGGAACTCACAGTGATTTATTTTAA
- a CDS encoding type II toxin-antitoxin system RelB/DinJ family antitoxin, producing MAIINVRINEEDKKVFNHICDELGLSMSSAFNMFVKSMIRMGGLPFETKLENFDITTIKAIEETEDIIAGKVKRPTYKTTEELFSALDKED from the coding sequence ATGGCAATAATTAATGTTAGAATAAATGAAGAAGATAAAAAAGTATTTAATCATATATGTGATGAATTGGGATTAAGTATGTCTTCTGCATTTAATATGTTTGTAAAATCTATGATAAGAATGGGTGGATTACCATTTGAAACAAAATTAGAAAATTTTGATATTACGACTATAAAAGCTATAGAAGAAACAGAGGATATAATTGCTGGAAAAGTTAAACGTCCTACATATAAGACTACAGAAGAACTTTTTAGTGCACTTGATAAGGAGGATTAG